In Terriglobales bacterium, the sequence GCGCAGCCGCTCCACTCCTTTCACTCGGATGGTGGAAGTTCCCGCGCCTTCGATGCGAGCGCCCATCTTGTTGAGCAGGGCGGCCAGGTCGGCGACCTCGGGCTCGAGCGCGCAGTTCTCCATCACGGTTTCGCCGTCGGCCAGGGTCGCGGCCATCAGCAGGTCTTCGGTGCCGGTGACGGTGATGCGGTCAAAGACGATGTGTCCGCCGCGCAGGCGCTCCGCCCGCGCCTCTACGTATCCGTGCTCCTGTGTGATGGCGGCGCCCAACTGCTCCAGTCCCTTGATGTGCAGGTTGATGGGCCGCGCGCCGATGGCGCAGCCGCCGGGCAGCGAGACCCGCGCCCGTCCCGTGCGCGCCACCAGCGGCCCCAGCACCAGGGTGGAGGCGCGCATGGTCTTCACCAGGTCGTAGGAGGCTTCCGGATTCAGAAGATTTCGGCAGCTCAGGGTGGTGCGGTGGTGGGCGCGACCGTATCCCAGCTCGACCTCGGCGCCCATGGCTTCCAGCAGCTTGCTCGTGGTCTGGATGTCGCGCACGTCCGGGATGTTCTCCAGGATCACCGGCTCGTCGGTGAGCAGCGCCGCTGCCATGCAGGGAAGCGCGGCGTTCTTGGCGCCGCTGATGCGCACCGTCCCCACCAGGGGATTGCCGCCGCGGATTACGAACTTGTCCATAGAGGGTGAGCCCGCGCGGGCCAGTCGCCCGCATGCACACAGACATTTTACGGGCTAATGAGTATTAGACACCGCGTGGACCCCGTGACGAGTGTGGTTAGCCTTCCATGGCCTTCCGGACAT encodes:
- the murA gene encoding UDP-N-acetylglucosamine 1-carboxyvinyltransferase, translated to MDKFVIRGGNPLVGTVRISGAKNAALPCMAAALLTDEPVILENIPDVRDIQTTSKLLEAMGAEVELGYGRAHHRTTLSCRNLLNPEASYDLVKTMRASTLVLGPLVARTGRARVSLPGGCAIGARPINLHIKGLEQLGAAITQEHGYVEARAERLRGGHIVFDRITVTGTEDLLMAATLADGETVMENCALEPEVADLAALLNKMGARIEGAGTSTIRVKGVERLRGAKHRIIPDRIEAGTFIVAGALTGGDLIVSACDPSHLTALLQKLQEAGATVKHNSESVRVMSNGPLKPADVATEEYPGFATDMQAQYMVLATQAEGTSIVTENIFENRFLHAQELVRMGADIKVEGSQAIVRGKTPLSAAAVLASDLRASASLVLAGLVAEGETIIDRVYHIDRGYERIEEKLRGVGAQMKRIGEMLPRRAAAPLVTG